A window from Peromyscus eremicus chromosome 1, PerEre_H2_v1, whole genome shotgun sequence encodes these proteins:
- the Gcnt1 gene encoding beta-1,3-galactosyl-O-glycosyl-glycoprotein beta-1,6-N-acetylglucosaminyltransferase has protein sequence MLRNLFQRRLFSYPAKYYFVGLVLSLITFSVLRIHQKPEFVSIRHLELAGDNADSNINCTKVLQNDPEEIQKVKLELLTVKFRKRPRWTPYDYINMTRDCASFIRTRGYIVEPLSKEEVGFPIAYSIVVHHKIEMLDRLLRAIYMPQNFYCIHVDKKAEESFLAAVMGIASCFGNVFVASQLENVVYASWSRVQADLNCMKDLYRMSANWKYLINLCGMDFPIKTNLEIVRKLKSFSGENSLETEKMPQNKEERWKKKYVVVDGKLSNTGVAKAPPPLKTPLFSGSAYFVVSREYVGYVLESENIRKFMEWAQDTYSPDEYLWASIQRIPEVPGSLPSSHKYDLSDMNAVARFVKWQYFEGDVSKGAPYPPCSGVHVRSVCVFGVGDLSWLLHQHHLFANKFDMDVDTFAIQCLDEHLRHKAFEALEH, from the coding sequence ATGCTGAGAAACTTGTTTCAGAGGAGACTTTTTTCTTATCCCGCAAAATACTATTTTGTGGGTCTTGTCCTCTCTCTAATTACCTTCTCTGTTTTAAGAATTCATCAGAAGCCTGAATTTGTTAGTATCAGACACTTGGAGCTTGCTGGAGATAATGCTGATAGCAACATTAATTGCACCAAAGTTTTACAGAATGACCCAGAAGAAATCCAGAAGGTGAAGCTGGAGTTACTAACAGTGAAATTTAGGAAGCGCCCGCGGTGGACACCGTATGACTATATAAACATGACCCGTGACTGCGCCTCTTTCATCAGGACGCGCGGATACATTGTAGAGCCCCTTAGTAAAGAAGAGGTCGGCTTTCCAATTGCTTATTCCATAGTGGTTCATCACAAGATTGAAATGCTTGACAGGCTCCTGAGGGCCATCTATATGCCTCAGAATTTCTACTGCATTCAcgtggacaaaaaagcagaggaATCCTTCTTAGCAGCAGTGATGGGCATTGCATCCTGCTTTGGTAATGTCTTTGTGGCCAGCCAGTTGGAGAATGTTGTTTATGCATCCTGGAGTCGGgttcaggctgacctcaattGTATGAAGGACCTGTACAGAATGAGTGCAAACTGGAAGTACTTGATCAATCTTTGTGGTATGGATTTCCCTATTAAAACCAACCTAGAAATTGTCAGGAAGCTCAAGTCATTCTCGGGTGAAAACAgcctggaaactgagaagatgcctcagaacaaggaagaaaggtggaaaaaaaaatacgTTGTTGTTGACGGGAAGCTGTCAAACACTGGGGTAGCTAAAGCCCCACCTCCACTCAAAACTCCTCTCTTTTCAGGCAGTGCCTACTTCGTAGTCAGTAGGGAATATGTAGGTTATGTGCTAGAAAGTGAAAATATCCGAAAGTTCATGGAGTGGGCACAGGATACATACAGCCCGGATGAGTACCTCTGGGCCAGTATCCAGAGGATCCCTGAAGTCCCCGGTTCTCTCCCCTCGAGCCATAAGTATGACTTGTCTGACATGAATGCCGTCGCTCGGTTTGTCAAGTGGCAGTACTTTGAAGGTGATGTTTCCAAAGGCGCTCCTTACCCGCCGTGCAGCGGAGTCCATGTGCGCTCTGTGTGTGTTTTCGGAGTTGGCGACCTGAGCTGGCTGCTTCACCAACACCACCTTTTCGCCAATAAGTTTGACATGGATGTTGACACCTTTGCCATCCAGTGTTTGGATGAGCATCTGAGGCATAAAGCCTTCGAGGCCTTAGAACACTAA